The following proteins come from a genomic window of Pseudomonas putida:
- a CDS encoding type II secretion system protein, whose translation MKRSRGFTLIELLVVMAIIATLMTIAMPRYFNSLESSREAALRQSLAVLREALDHYYGDTGRYPDSLEQLVEQRYLRNTPVDPITERSDAWQLLPPPEGVAGGVADIKSGATGRARDGSHFAQW comes from the coding sequence ATGAAACGCAGCCGAGGTTTCACCTTGATCGAACTGCTGGTGGTGATGGCGATCATCGCCACGCTGATGACCATTGCCATGCCACGTTACTTCAACAGCCTGGAAAGCTCCCGCGAGGCTGCCCTGCGCCAGAGCCTGGCGGTGCTGCGTGAGGCGCTGGACCATTACTACGGCGACACCGGTCGCTACCCGGATTCGCTGGAGCAACTTGTCGAGCAGCGCTACCTGCGCAACACACCGGTCGACCCAATAACCGAACGCAGTGATGCCTGGCAACTGCTGCCACCGCCTGAAGGGGTAGCCGGTGGCGTGGCCGACATCAAGAGCGGTGCAACAGGGAGGGCACGTGATGGCAGCCACTTCGCACAATGGTAA
- a CDS encoding type II secretion system protein, whose translation MKRRVQGFSLIEVVLTLALLGLLASMAAPLTETVVRRTKEQQLRQALYQIRDAIDAYKRAFDAGFIEKGLDASGYPPNLQVLVDGVRDVRSAKGSKFYFLRRIPHDPLVAAKDDDGGGWGLRAYDSGPDNPRDGQDVYDVYSKARGKGLNNIPYGQW comes from the coding sequence ATGAAACGCCGCGTGCAAGGCTTCAGCCTGATCGAGGTGGTGCTGACCCTGGCATTGCTCGGGCTGCTCGCCAGCATGGCTGCACCGCTGACCGAAACCGTGGTGCGCCGCACCAAGGAGCAGCAATTGCGTCAGGCGCTGTACCAGATCCGCGATGCCATCGATGCCTACAAGCGTGCCTTCGACGCAGGTTTCATCGAAAAAGGCCTGGATGCCAGTGGTTACCCACCAAACCTGCAGGTACTGGTCGACGGGGTGCGCGATGTACGCAGCGCCAAGGGCAGCAAGTTCTACTTCCTGCGGCGCATCCCGCACGACCCGCTAGTGGCGGCAAAAGACGATGACGGTGGTGGCTGGGGCTTGCGCGCCTATGACAGCGGGCCGGACAACCCGCGTGACGGCCAAGACGTTTACGACGTGTATTCCAAGGCCCGCGGCAAAGGCCTCAACAACATCCCTTACGGGCAATGGTGA